Proteins encoded together in one Anaerotignum propionicum DSM 1682 window:
- a CDS encoding M56 family metallopeptidase, translating into MFLFQSVIKISMFSSIAIIALGVLTRFIGKQYGVKWRYFVWLIIGLRLIVPIDITLPRPVVEIPGIQTKAETTYPLKTIPLEMNKISGSSFTVDSIQGQSAENKEIQPIETTDVSMGMRGILDKIWIFWIFGMFIYFLYQSVKYERFLRDLNRNSRSIRDAQVLEVYYDACQEMCMKQRPEIFYCGVLPSPLCTGFFRKRIYLNHEEYDKNQLRYILKHELVHCKRQDIWYKSVLVIGKGIHFFNPFVYWMGRLAEQDLEYSCDTLVLEKCSLTQRQDYGLTILSSIRRGGQTNPFSTAFNGGKEALKVRIDYIFDMGKKKRGIPLFISLLFIVWFGTAFVGCGKIQENQGEEEIVDSVAMLYECKLDYIGNHVGVGAILSKLTLPEGIRPSNEGIELFTKEEPYGARQYLILEKGKEISKDGWFERDAMIFLALVENASFFEYAITDANGEEQILHFDREDGAKYFGETDLRSMVIDIDTFRNFMKELDQLFLAGDEDYFLNKIRCSSLLEEIVNEMGDTFSYEALRENMKYEELLKLGDGALAELLTRFSKDQPADTRGYIMMAACLKLLNTPDATIPNLLKEMKPGQWFEAYCALDSVALEPFVYDEERYGEDLEKRGMVSMKSKTQQGLITRHSDVMKAVYTAMIARYSEDIDNRQVQIVAPLISHISQEKDKLSVYAVIGSSRYSFLRTPNLGSQLIESGGSCIPSRLDFQWKSNGWALVEWIEAKDGSYYVPSIEEMCKGVDGVAKDLISYDQREMQMLQMQNLIFYLNGKKDITVYNVTYMDQKDVQEVQKYIPYVQG; encoded by the coding sequence ATGTTTTTGTTCCAAAGTGTTATAAAAATTTCTATGTTTTCTTCTATTGCAATCATTGCTTTAGGCGTTCTGACACGTTTTATTGGGAAGCAATATGGGGTGAAATGGAGATATTTTGTTTGGCTTATCATTGGATTGAGACTGATTGTGCCCATTGATATCACTTTACCTAGACCAGTTGTGGAAATACCCGGGATACAGACAAAAGCAGAGACTACATACCCATTAAAGACTATTCCACTGGAAATGAATAAAATAAGTGGTTCCTCCTTTACTGTAGATAGTATTCAGGGGCAAAGTGCTGAGAACAAAGAAATTCAGCCCATTGAAACGACGGACGTTTCAATGGGCATGAGAGGCATACTGGATAAGATTTGGATTTTCTGGATTTTTGGCATGTTTATTTATTTTCTATATCAGAGCGTTAAATATGAAAGATTTCTAAGAGATCTAAATAGAAACAGCCGTAGTATTAGAGATGCACAGGTACTGGAAGTATATTATGATGCTTGCCAAGAGATGTGTATGAAACAAAGACCAGAAATTTTTTATTGTGGTGTATTACCCAGTCCTCTTTGCACAGGTTTTTTTCGTAAGAGAATATATTTAAACCATGAAGAGTATGATAAAAACCAGTTGCGATATATCTTAAAGCATGAACTGGTACATTGTAAAAGACAAGATATTTGGTATAAAAGTGTGTTGGTGATTGGAAAAGGGATACATTTTTTTAATCCTTTTGTGTATTGGATGGGGCGGTTAGCGGAACAGGATTTAGAATATTCTTGTGATACCTTGGTTTTGGAAAAGTGTTCTTTGACACAACGTCAGGATTATGGATTGACTATTTTAAGCAGCATCCGAAGGGGAGGACAAACAAATCCATTTTCAACAGCATTTAACGGGGGGAAGGAAGCTTTAAAAGTGCGCATTGACTATATTTTTGATATGGGAAAAAAGAAAAGGGGAATACCGCTTTTTATATCTTTGCTTTTCATTGTTTGGTTTGGAACAGCGTTTGTGGGTTGTGGAAAGATTCAGGAGAATCAAGGGGAAGAAGAAATAGTTGACTCAGTGGCAATGCTGTATGAATGCAAGCTTGACTATATTGGCAATCATGTGGGAGTTGGGGCAATTCTTAGCAAATTAACGTTACCGGAAGGCATCCGTCCCAGTAATGAGGGAATTGAGTTGTTCACCAAAGAAGAACCTTATGGAGCAAGACAGTATTTGATTTTGGAGAAAGGTAAGGAAATTTCTAAAGATGGTTGGTTTGAGCGGGATGCTATGATTTTTTTGGCTTTGGTAGAGAATGCATCTTTCTTTGAGTATGCCATTACTGATGCAAATGGAGAGGAGCAAATTCTCCATTTTGACCGAGAAGATGGTGCAAAATATTTCGGTGAGACAGATTTACGCAGTATGGTCATTGATATAGACACGTTCCGTAATTTTATGAAAGAATTGGATCAACTGTTCTTAGCAGGGGATGAAGATTATTTTTTAAACAAAATTCGATGCAGTTCATTGCTAGAAGAAATTGTGAATGAAATGGGTGACACCTTTTCCTACGAAGCATTACGCGAGAATATGAAATATGAAGAATTGCTAAAGCTTGGAGATGGTGCTTTGGCGGAACTACTGACTCGATTCAGTAAGGATCAGCCTGCAGATACCAGGGGATATATCATGATGGCGGCTTGTTTGAAGCTTTTAAATACCCCAGATGCTACAATTCCCAATTTACTGAAAGAAATGAAACCGGGTCAGTGGTTTGAGGCATATTGCGCATTGGACTCCGTTGCGTTAGAACCCTTTGTTTACGATGAAGAACGCTATGGAGAAGATCTAGAAAAGCGCGGAATGGTATCTATGAAGAGTAAGACACAGCAGGGCTTGATTACGAGACATAGTGATGTAATGAAAGCTGTGTATACTGCAATGATAGCACGTTATTCTGAAGATATAGACAATCGACAGGTGCAAATAGTTGCTCCTTTGATTAGCCATATCTCTCAAGAGAAGGATAAACTCTCTGTTTATGCAGTTATTGGTTCCAGTCGATATTCTTTCCTACGGACACCAAACTTAGGGAGTCAGCTTATTGAGAGTGGTGGAAGCTGTATCCCTTCTCGATTGGATTTTCAATGGAAGAGTAATGGCTGGGCTTTGGTGGAATGGATAGAGGCAAAGGATGGCTCTTATTATGTTCCATCTATTGAAGAAATGTGCAAAGGCGTCGATGGTGTTGCAAAAGATTTGATTTCTTATGACCAGCGGGAGATGCAGATGCTGCAGATGCAAAACCTTATATTTTATTTGAATGGTAAAAAGGATATTACAGTATATAACGTTACATATATGGACCAAAAGGATGTACAAGAGGTTCAAAAATATATTCCATATGTACAGGGTTAA
- the ilvN gene encoding acetolactate synthase small subunit translates to MSNANNQQFAVSIIVSNQSGTLTRISSLFSQRNFNIDSFTCGETINPEVSRMTITATGDANKKDQLLKQISKLYDVKKVELMTTDNTILRELLIAKVNATGENLQTILEAANVFRSKVVDMSPGSVCIEITGESSKLNAFLTYVAPYGILEYCRTGLIAVERGSKCLYGVE, encoded by the coding sequence ATGAGTAATGCCAATAATCAACAATTTGCGGTTTCCATTATTGTATCAAATCAATCGGGGACCCTTACCAGAATATCGTCACTCTTTAGTCAAAGAAATTTTAATATCGATAGCTTCACCTGCGGTGAAACAATCAATCCAGAGGTTTCAAGGATGACCATAACCGCTACAGGTGATGCCAATAAAAAGGATCAGCTGCTCAAACAAATTTCCAAGCTTTATGACGTGAAAAAGGTTGAGCTGATGACCACAGATAACACAATTTTGCGAGAGCTTTTAATCGCAAAGGTCAATGCAACGGGTGAAAACCTTCAAACCATACTGGAAGCAGCAAATGTATTTCGCTCAAAGGTTGTGGATATGTCTCCCGGCTCTGTATGCATTGAAATAACAGGAGAAAGTAGTAAGCTTAATGCTTTTCTTACTTATGTAGCCCCTTACGGCATACTTGAATACTGTCGTACCGGACTCATCGCTGTTGAACGCGGCAGCAAATGCTTATATGGTGTAGAGTAA
- the asnA gene encoding aspartate--ammonia ligase, which produces MGKTFIPKGYASALTLYETQNAIGMIHNTFEENLSQNLNLKRVSAPLFVDAQTGLNDNLNGVERPVSFEVPATGVTAEVVHSLAKWKRMALHRYDFHPGKGIYTNMNAIRRDEVLDNLHSIYVDQWDWEKVITAEKRNVQELKYTVQGIVISICDTLDVIKQKYPRITTELCREVTFITSQELEDKYPDLTPKERENAIAKEHKTVFIMQIGDVLKSGKPHDGRAPDYDDWKLNGDILFYNPVLDCAFEISSMGIRVDPEAMDEQLRKANCDDRRELPFHKMLLEGKLPSTIGGGIGQSRLCMLLLGKAHIGEVQSSIWDQETIDACKEAGIVLL; this is translated from the coding sequence ATGGGTAAAACTTTTATTCCTAAGGGCTATGCGTCCGCGCTTACTTTATATGAAACACAAAACGCAATCGGTATGATCCATAATACCTTTGAAGAAAATCTTTCTCAAAATTTAAATCTGAAAAGAGTGTCCGCACCCTTGTTTGTGGATGCACAAACAGGCTTGAATGATAACTTAAATGGCGTGGAACGTCCCGTTAGCTTTGAAGTTCCTGCAACAGGCGTTACGGCTGAGGTGGTTCATTCCTTAGCAAAATGGAAAAGAATGGCTTTGCATCGTTATGATTTCCATCCGGGCAAAGGTATCTACACAAATATGAATGCAATCCGCCGCGATGAGGTTCTGGACAATTTGCACTCTATTTATGTTGATCAGTGGGATTGGGAAAAGGTAATTACCGCCGAAAAGAGAAACGTGCAAGAATTGAAATATACCGTGCAGGGCATCGTAATCAGCATTTGTGATACCTTAGATGTAATAAAGCAAAAATACCCTCGTATCACCACAGAGCTTTGCAGAGAAGTAACCTTCATCACTTCTCAAGAATTAGAAGATAAATATCCCGATCTTACACCAAAGGAAAGAGAGAATGCTATTGCAAAAGAGCATAAAACTGTCTTTATCATGCAGATTGGGGATGTTTTAAAGTCCGGTAAGCCCCATGATGGTCGTGCACCAGACTATGATGATTGGAAATTAAACGGAGATATCCTGTTTTACAATCCTGTTTTAGATTGTGCTTTTGAAATTTCCTCCATGGGCATTCGTGTTGACCCAGAAGCTATGGATGAACAATTGCGTAAAGCAAACTGCGACGACCGTCGTGAACTTCCTTTTCATAAAATGTTGCTGGAGGGCAAGCTTCCCTCTACCATCGGCGGCGGTATCGGACAATCTCGCTTATGCATGCTGCTTTTAGGTAAAGCTCATATTGGCGAGGTACAATCCTCCATTTGGGATCAGGAAACCATTGATGCTTGCAAAGAAGCAGGAATTGTACTTTTGTAA
- a CDS encoding BlaI/MecI/CopY family transcriptional regulator, with protein MKKTEEISRLPDTELEIMKVIWNGEKILSTAEIKERLEVRRSWNISALQTLLNRLIERGFLQSYKEGKNRFYIASVEETTYLALENKLFLNKVNNNSLTKLVASLYDSRAISENDLDELAAYIRNKTGGET; from the coding sequence ATGAAAAAAACAGAAGAAATTTCTCGCTTACCAGATACGGAACTAGAAATTATGAAAGTCATATGGAACGGTGAAAAAATTCTTTCAACAGCAGAAATTAAGGAGCGATTAGAGGTAAGGCGCTCATGGAATATTTCTGCTTTACAAACTTTGCTGAATCGTCTGATTGAACGAGGATTTTTGCAATCTTATAAAGAAGGGAAAAACCGTTTTTATATTGCTAGTGTTGAAGAGACAACCTATTTGGCACTGGAAAACAAGCTATTCCTAAATAAGGTGAATAACAATTCTCTTACAAAATTAGTTGCCTCGTTATATGACAGTCGTGCTATTTCTGAAAATGATTTAGATGAGCTGGCTGCGTATATTCGTAACAAAACAGGGGGCGAGACTTAA
- a CDS encoding alpha/beta hydrolase — protein sequence MSYFTFENKQVYYQELGHGEPLLLLHGNTASSAMFEEAAIKFMENHTVILIDFLGHGKSERILEFPADLWFYEAQQVIAFLEEKNYNNVSLIGSSGGALVAINVALERPKLIHKVIADSFEGENPLQAFTETIGEQRELSKKANEIRGFYISMHGDDWEKVVDCDTQAIEKHSREIGKFFHKSLEDFVPPILLTGSKEDEFVLELNVNYFEKTYSNLIKKIGHGEMFLFEKGGQPAMLSNLDTFVRISENFLHK from the coding sequence ATGTCATATTTTACTTTTGAAAATAAGCAGGTTTACTATCAGGAACTGGGCCATGGAGAACCATTATTACTGCTCCACGGAAATACTGCATCCTCTGCAATGTTTGAGGAAGCTGCAATAAAATTTATGGAAAACCATACAGTAATTCTAATTGATTTTTTAGGCCATGGAAAATCCGAAAGAATTCTTGAATTCCCCGCAGACTTATGGTTCTACGAAGCACAGCAGGTTATTGCTTTTCTTGAGGAAAAAAACTATAACAATGTAAGTCTCATTGGTAGTAGCGGTGGGGCTTTAGTGGCCATCAACGTAGCCTTAGAGCGCCCCAAACTTATTCATAAAGTCATAGCTGATAGCTTTGAAGGAGAAAATCCACTTCAAGCATTTACAGAAACCATCGGTGAACAACGGGAGCTTTCCAAGAAAGCTAATGAAATAAGGGGTTTTTATATCTCCATGCATGGTGATGACTGGGAAAAGGTTGTGGATTGCGATACGCAAGCCATAGAAAAACATTCTCGAGAAATTGGTAAGTTTTTTCATAAATCTCTAGAGGATTTTGTCCCTCCTATTCTTTTAACGGGGAGTAAAGAGGATGAATTTGTATTAGAACTGAATGTAAATTACTTTGAAAAGACCTATTCCAACTTGATTAAAAAAATCGGTCACGGCGAAATGTTCCTCTTCGAAAAAGGCGGTCAACCTGCCATGCTTTCGAATCTGGATACCTTTGTTAGAATCAGCGAAAATTTCTTGCATAAATAA
- the ilvB gene encoding biosynthetic-type acetolactate synthase large subunit — translation MELSGCQILIETLIEQGVTTLFGYPGGTVLSIYDELYKNRHRINHVLTAHEQGAAHAADGYSRASGQVGVCVATSGPGATNLMTGLATAKADSIPMVAITGNVPMELIGSDSFQEVDTFGLSIPVTKHSFRVDNVETLAETVREAFRLAKSGRPGPVLVDIPKNIQLDKTEYAPKGIAEKLTDSKPDTALLDQAVKMINESKSPVIYCGGGVINANCSEIITKLIEKTDAFMVCSMMGLTAMDNCHPKYLGMSGMHGRFAATKAISECDLVIAAGVRFTDRATGNRSKFAPKAKIIHLDVDSAEHGKNIDATLQISGDLYFALCYINSKLEPQKHPEWEEEVRGYKNKTKEVSLPKGYLLPGQVIGAVNCRATPETNIATDVGQHQMWVAQYYNFKKPRTLQTSGGLGTMGYGMGAAIGAAMATGNKTVLFTGDGSFGMNLNELATAVSQELPLIIVVLNNGVLGMIRQWQNLFFENHFMSSNLERKTDFVKLAEAFGATGLRAANLEELDKAMDKAFALNNPVLIDCLIPDEENVFPMVPPNGSMDDIILK, via the coding sequence ATGGAGCTAAGCGGCTGCCAGATATTAATAGAAACCCTTATTGAACAGGGTGTTACTACGCTATTCGGTTACCCGGGAGGGACAGTGCTCAGCATTTACGATGAGCTCTACAAAAACAGACATCGTATCAATCATGTACTGACAGCCCATGAGCAAGGTGCAGCCCATGCAGCAGACGGTTATAGTCGTGCTAGCGGTCAGGTTGGCGTTTGTGTCGCAACCTCAGGGCCAGGAGCCACAAACCTGATGACAGGGCTTGCTACAGCAAAAGCGGATTCCATTCCCATGGTTGCAATTACAGGAAATGTGCCAATGGAGCTAATTGGTTCCGATAGTTTCCAAGAGGTAGATACTTTTGGCTTATCTATTCCTGTAACAAAGCATAGCTTTCGCGTTGATAACGTAGAAACCCTTGCAGAAACAGTTAGAGAAGCATTTCGACTTGCTAAAAGCGGGCGTCCCGGTCCTGTACTGGTGGATATCCCGAAAAATATACAGTTAGATAAAACCGAGTATGCACCTAAAGGTATTGCGGAAAAATTAACAGACTCTAAGCCTGATACAGCTTTATTAGATCAGGCGGTGAAGATGATAAACGAAAGTAAAAGCCCTGTAATATATTGCGGTGGCGGTGTAATAAACGCAAACTGCTCGGAAATTATAACGAAGCTGATTGAAAAAACTGATGCCTTTATGGTTTGCAGTATGATGGGCTTGACGGCAATGGATAACTGTCATCCCAAGTATCTAGGAATGAGTGGGATGCACGGCAGGTTTGCTGCAACGAAAGCCATCAGCGAATGTGATTTGGTTATTGCGGCAGGGGTTCGCTTTACAGACAGAGCCACGGGAAACAGAAGCAAGTTTGCTCCAAAGGCTAAAATTATACATTTGGACGTTGACTCGGCTGAGCATGGCAAAAATATTGACGCTACACTTCAAATTTCCGGAGACTTATATTTTGCACTGTGCTACATAAACTCAAAGCTGGAGCCTCAAAAGCACCCAGAGTGGGAAGAAGAAGTAAGGGGCTATAAAAACAAAACAAAAGAAGTTTCTCTGCCAAAAGGCTATTTATTACCAGGACAGGTGATTGGTGCTGTGAATTGCAGAGCTACACCTGAAACAAATATCGCTACCGATGTTGGTCAACATCAAATGTGGGTTGCCCAATACTATAACTTTAAAAAACCGAGAACCTTACAAACCAGTGGTGGTTTAGGCACAATGGGTTACGGAATGGGCGCTGCCATCGGAGCTGCAATGGCAACAGGAAATAAAACAGTACTTTTTACCGGGGATGGAAGCTTTGGCATGAACTTAAATGAATTGGCAACGGCTGTTTCTCAAGAACTTCCCCTTATCATTGTTGTTCTAAACAACGGGGTGCTGGGAATGATACGACAATGGCAGAATCTTTTCTTCGAAAATCATTTTATGTCCAGTAACTTAGAGCGTAAGACTGATTTTGTAAAGCTGGCGGAGGCCTTTGGTGCAACAGGCTTACGTGCCGCAAACCTAGAGGAATTAGACAAAGCCATGGACAAAGCCTTTGCCTTAAACAACCCAGTATTAATTGATTGCTTGATTCCCGACGAAGAAAATGTATTCCCCATGGTACCGCCAAACGGTTCCATGGACGACATTATTTTGAAATGA
- the ilvC gene encoding ketol-acid reductoisomerase translates to MAKMYYEQDAKKEMLAGKKVAVVGYGSQGHAHALNLKDSGADVVVALYEGSKSKARAEADGLTVMTTPEAVKAADIIMILVNDETQAKMYQADIKPYLKSGSTLAFAHGFNIHYGQIVPPNDVDVIMIAPKGPGHVVRSTYKEGFGVPALIAVFQDASGNAKDVALAYADGLGATRAGVLETTFREETETDLFGEQAVLCGGVSALMKAGFDTLVEAGYQPENAYFECIHEMKLIIDLVVKEGLSFMRYSCSDTAEYGDYTAGPKIITEQTREAMRGILKDIQDGSFAREWILENQANRPHFNAMRRMQKAHLSESVGAELRSHMRQH, encoded by the coding sequence ATGGCTAAAATGTATTACGAACAGGACGCAAAAAAAGAAATGTTGGCAGGAAAAAAGGTTGCAGTTGTTGGTTATGGTTCTCAGGGGCATGCACATGCACTGAACCTCAAAGATAGTGGCGCTGATGTGGTTGTTGCTCTTTACGAAGGTTCTAAGAGCAAGGCTCGTGCAGAGGCTGACGGCCTGACAGTAATGACTACTCCAGAAGCAGTTAAGGCTGCTGATATCATCATGATTCTGGTAAATGACGAAACACAGGCAAAAATGTATCAGGCTGACATTAAGCCATATCTGAAATCCGGTTCTACACTGGCTTTTGCCCATGGTTTCAATATCCACTATGGACAGATTGTGCCTCCTAACGATGTAGACGTTATCATGATCGCTCCTAAGGGTCCCGGACACGTTGTAAGAAGTACATATAAAGAAGGCTTCGGCGTTCCCGCTCTGATTGCTGTATTCCAGGATGCAAGCGGCAATGCAAAGGATGTAGCATTGGCTTATGCTGATGGCTTGGGCGCAACAAGAGCAGGCGTTTTGGAAACCACCTTTAGAGAAGAAACAGAGACAGATCTTTTCGGTGAGCAGGCAGTTCTTTGCGGCGGTGTTTCCGCATTGATGAAAGCTGGTTTTGATACTTTGGTTGAAGCGGGATATCAGCCTGAAAATGCTTACTTTGAATGTATCCATGAAATGAAGCTGATTATCGACTTGGTTGTAAAAGAAGGCCTTTCCTTTATGCGCTATTCTTGCAGTGATACTGCTGAATATGGCGATTATACAGCAGGCCCTAAAATTATCACAGAACAGACAAGAGAAGCAATGCGTGGTATCTTGAAAGATATTCAGGATGGTTCCTTTGCAAGAGAATGGATTCTGGAAAATCAGGCAAACCGTCCTCATTTCAATGCTATGAGAAGAATGCAGAAGGCACATTTGAGCGAATCTGTTGGTGCTGAATTGAGAAGTCACATGAGACAACACTAA
- a CDS encoding AAA family ATPase: protein MDKHKIITISRQYGSGGRIVGKLLAERLGIPFYDNEIISLAAEKTGLSKECFVNAEETSTGNLLLSLTTLTPSVESFGLPLNEKIFLVQSQVIKEVAEKGSCVIVGRSADYILSETENCINVFLQADLKDRINRAVAQYDLPEKNAEASVIKTDKRRANYYNYFTGLKWGAAENYDLILNTSRMDLEKIVDVIEKYVSLI, encoded by the coding sequence ATGGATAAGCATAAAATTATAACAATCAGCCGCCAGTATGGCAGTGGCGGGCGTATCGTAGGTAAACTATTGGCTGAACGCTTAGGGATTCCTTTTTATGATAATGAAATCATTTCTCTTGCCGCAGAAAAAACAGGGCTGTCAAAGGAATGCTTTGTCAATGCGGAAGAAACCTCTACAGGAAATCTTTTGCTCTCCCTGACAACCTTAACCCCCAGTGTAGAATCCTTTGGTCTTCCTTTGAACGAGAAAATATTTCTTGTGCAATCTCAAGTAATAAAAGAGGTGGCTGAAAAAGGAAGCTGTGTCATTGTTGGTCGTTCCGCAGATTATATCCTTTCTGAAACAGAAAATTGTATTAATGTTTTTTTACAAGCAGACTTAAAAGACCGTATCAACAGAGCAGTAGCTCAATACGACCTGCCAGAAAAAAATGCAGAAGCATCTGTGATCAAAACAGATAAACGCCGCGCCAACTACTATAACTATTTTACAGGATTAAAATGGGGTGCAGCTGAAAATTATGACTTAATTTTGAACACCTCTCGTATGGATTTAGAAAAAATCGTTGATGTTATTGAAAAATATGTGTCTTTAATCTAA
- a CDS encoding SpoIID/LytB domain-containing protein, with protein sequence MKRLLIWILAIGLLLGGCSGAPPTEPKGQAAQGAIGDDIPITRGQAAKMLALAFYTPQEIKNLPQDTSFPDVAKDDWAYPYINAAVELNFFSGDGEGFRPNDDLLLWEAQILMDRVAPDYEKRMVLTDDNKEMAVAYSLWTQLFEKALMSRRGEDSIFSYGIKKETQVLFTNGEENLFDGGIYGSDGYNLTAYIDEKISFWQKDGEIIGLLSVDEVTPTIQNIYCRKEGNQIIVTGAGEKAYNFEGTDFEPGLCNVTIENGKASVREGTKLSGEVIKRVDNKEIYLSSKGKMQWSENFRVYGQDLSCLNQNALICGTDLADFYVLDDTIMGAVIQKDVVPEKIRVLLGGGLQESVTIKGAEGFSLSNGVGEKDFSSGTATLTADLAWFDHGIVTVSGKVRMTFNGGEERAYSGLIEMERIGDKIAIINELPMEEYLLGVVPYEMPVRFGQAALEAQAICARSYAYNQFYANAYGHYGAHVTDTVASQVFMGSDTAPEAEKAVSATAGMCVVAGDRVAQTYFYSTSCGYGAKDTDVWSADATFSGNSKTYLQGQAYGVTQEVPKTEEEWLAFWQNWQMDGYDKSSAWYRWKVYYSAGQLGEITEKTFANISASNGALIKVKQNDGSWKAEPPKGLGKLIGISVAERGDGGIIKVLEMNFENGAVQVFTENAIRKVLSPTKLTIGETINLQRISGGTLTGQIMLPSAFFAIKEMKNSEGVLTGIALYGGGCGHGVGLSQYGAKELAAQGLKGEEIIQKYFPGTTVEKVM encoded by the coding sequence ATGAAACGGTTATTGATATGGATACTAGCAATAGGTCTTTTATTAGGAGGATGCAGCGGAGCACCCCCTACTGAGCCGAAAGGCCAAGCGGCACAAGGAGCCATCGGGGATGATATCCCCATCACTAGGGGGCAGGCAGCAAAAATGCTGGCTTTGGCTTTTTACACACCCCAAGAGATTAAAAATTTACCTCAAGATACTTCTTTTCCCGATGTGGCAAAGGATGATTGGGCATATCCCTATATTAATGCCGCTGTGGAACTTAATTTCTTTTCCGGCGACGGAGAAGGGTTCCGCCCCAATGATGATTTATTGCTTTGGGAAGCTCAAATTCTAATGGATCGTGTGGCTCCTGATTATGAAAAACGAATGGTCTTAACGGATGACAATAAAGAGATGGCAGTTGCCTATAGCCTCTGGACACAGCTTTTCGAAAAGGCCTTGATGTCAAGGCGAGGTGAAGATAGCATATTTTCCTATGGAATCAAAAAAGAAACCCAGGTTCTATTTACAAATGGTGAAGAAAATCTTTTTGATGGGGGGATTTATGGGTCAGATGGGTACAACCTGACAGCTTATATCGACGAAAAAATTTCATTTTGGCAAAAAGACGGTGAAATCATTGGATTACTCTCCGTAGATGAGGTTACCCCTACCATCCAAAATATTTATTGCAGGAAAGAAGGCAATCAAATTATTGTAACCGGTGCTGGCGAAAAAGCTTATAATTTTGAAGGAACAGATTTTGAACCGGGACTTTGCAATGTGACCATTGAAAATGGTAAAGCATCCGTTAGAGAAGGCACAAAACTTAGCGGCGAAGTGATAAAAAGAGTAGATAATAAAGAAATATACTTAAGTAGCAAAGGAAAGATGCAGTGGTCAGAAAACTTCCGTGTTTATGGACAGGATTTATCATGCCTTAATCAAAATGCCCTAATCTGTGGTACCGATTTGGCAGATTTTTATGTTTTGGATGATACAATTATGGGAGCTGTGATTCAGAAAGATGTTGTTCCCGAAAAGATTCGCGTGCTACTAGGCGGCGGATTGCAAGAATCGGTTACCATAAAAGGTGCAGAAGGCTTCTCCCTATCTAACGGTGTAGGAGAAAAAGACTTCAGTTCTGGAACAGCCACCCTTACAGCAGATCTGGCTTGGTTTGACCACGGCATTGTGACTGTCTCAGGGAAGGTTCGTATGACCTTCAATGGCGGAGAAGAAAGAGCCTATTCCGGTCTAATCGAAATGGAACGCATTGGAGATAAAATTGCAATTATAAATGAATTGCCTATGGAAGAGTATCTCTTGGGTGTAGTTCCTTATGAAATGCCGGTAAGATTCGGTCAGGCTGCTTTAGAAGCACAAGCTATTTGTGCCAGAAGCTATGCCTATAATCAGTTCTATGCCAATGCATATGGTCACTATGGTGCCCATGTAACAGATACAGTTGCCAGTCAGGTTTTCATGGGCTCGGATACTGCACCTGAAGCTGAAAAAGCAGTATCGGCAACAGCAGGTATGTGTGTTGTCGCTGGTGATCGGGTGGCACAAACGTACTTCTACTCTACCTCATGCGGATACGGAGCCAAGGACACTGATGTATGGTCAGCAGATGCTACCTTCAGTGGAAATAGCAAAACCTATTTGCAAGGGCAAGCCTACGGAGTAACCCAGGAAGTGCCAAAAACGGAAGAGGAATGGCTTGCTTTTTGGCAAAATTGGCAAATGGATGGGTATGATAAATCCTCTGCTTGGTATCGATGGAAAGTATATTATAGCGCTGGACAGCTTGGCGAAATAACAGAAAAAACTTTTGCAAATATTTCCGCTTCCAATGGAGCATTGATTAAGGTAAAGCAAAACGATGGCAGTTGGAAAGCAGAACCTCCAAAAGGGTTAGGAAAATTAATTGGAATATCTGTTGCAGAACGAGGAGATGGCGGTATTATTAAAGTGTTGGAAATGAATTTTGAAAACGGTGCTGTGCAAGTATTTACGGAAAATGCCATTCGTAAAGTCCTTTCTCCAACAAAACTGACCATCGGAGAAACCATTAATCTTCAAAGAATCAGTGGTGGAACACTGACAGGACAAATTATGCTTCCCAGTGCATTTTTTGCAATAAAAGAAATGAAAAATAGCGAGGGAGTGCTGACGGGAATTGCCCTGTATGGCGGTGGTTGTGGTCACGGCGTAGGTTTAAGCCAATATGGTGCCAAGGAACTGGCTGCCCAGGGGCTAAAGGGAGAAGAAATCATACAAAAATATTTCCCCGGTACGACTGTAGAAAAGGTAATGTAA